The DNA sequence TTCTGGGCCGCGCGCTGGGACGGGGGCCGGGCGGCTATGGCGCCCGGATTGCGTTGTTCTGGGCGCTGCTGGCGTCCACACCTCTCATGCTGCTGTGGGGTCTTACGGCGGGGTTCGTCGGCGAGGGGATCGAGCTGAACACCGTCGGGGCGATCTGGCTGGCGGTGTTTTTGTGGTTCTGGGCCGCGGGATTTGGCGCCGCCGCCCGCGTGGAGCGTGGGCCATGAACCCGGCAATTGGACAGCTGGTGCAGACCAGCCTGCGCGCGCCCCGTGATGCGGCAGGGCAGATCATGGCGCTTGGCCTGACGCGCGAAGTGCTCTGGACCGCGCTTGCGCTGGTCGCGATCTTCAACGCGGCGCTGCTGTATTTCATTTTTCAGACCTCCGAGACCGCCCTTCCGGTGCCGGGTTATGCGGAGCGGCCGCTCGCGCTGTTCGTGATCATCGCGGGTATGATGGTGGTCTATGTGCACGCCATGTATTGGGCGGGCCGGATGCTGGGCGGGTCCGGCACGTTGAACGACCTTCTGGCGCTGGTGGTCTGGTTCCAGATGCTGCGCGCAGCGGCACAGCTGGTCATCATGGTGGTGTCGCTGGCGCTGCCGGCCGCCGGGCTTCTGCTGTCGCTGGGCGTGGCGATCCTGGGTGTCTGGATCTTCCTGAACTTCGTGACCGCGGGGCTGCGGCTGGCCTCGGTCTGGCAGGCGCTGGCTGTGCTCATCGCCGCCGCGGTGGGTCTGATCCTTGGCCTCGGCCTTCTGTTGACGTTAATCGGGCTCGCAGCCCAGGGAGCCACGTGATGTATGATGTGAACGCGATCCGCCAGGACTTTCCGAT is a window from the Sulfitobacter sp. THAF37 genome containing:
- a CDS encoding YIP1 family protein, which codes for MNPAIGQLVQTSLRAPRDAAGQIMALGLTREVLWTALALVAIFNAALLYFIFQTSETALPVPGYAERPLALFVIIAGMMVVYVHAMYWAGRMLGGSGTLNDLLALVVWFQMLRAAAQLVIMVVSLALPAAGLLLSLGVAILGVWIFLNFVTAGLRLASVWQALAVLIAAAVGLILGLGLLLTLIGLAAQGAT